A stretch of Bombus huntii isolate Logan2020A chromosome 7, iyBomHunt1.1, whole genome shotgun sequence DNA encodes these proteins:
- the LOC126867535 gene encoding venom serine protease Bi-VSP-like, with the protein MVRKMTDRKVLFACLVLITLLHPLVHMVSGEECTTPNNQTGNCLNIKTCNPLQEILQTQGHTATDFLRQSLCRYEGHAPIVCCPNDPNKEKRGILIETVYKYVPLRPPYCGFSNGEHTRVVDGKPAKFAAWPWIAALGFHNPQNPDTEPEWKCGGSLISARHVLTAAHCAIRSDLYVVRIGDLNLKRDDDGAHPIQMGFESKLIHPDYTPNIHNHDIAILRLVEEVPFSKYIHPICLPIEESLRNNDFVGYNPLVAGWGALRYRGPRSDVLMEVQVPVVSNAECKTAYSKFPNAPITDGVICAGYAQGGKDACTGDSGGPLMIRQQLTFYLIGAVSYGHACAVAGYPGVYTRITSYLDNFILPALQ; encoded by the exons ATGGTGAG aaaaatgACGGATCGCAAAGTGTTGTTTGCATGTTTGGTGTTAATTACTCTcctgcatccattagttcacaTGGTGTCTGGCGAAG aatgtacaaCACCGAACAATCAAACAGGCAACTGTCTCAACATTAAAACATGTAaccctctgcaagaaatactGCAGACACAGGGTCATACAGCTACCGATTTTTTGAGGCAATCACTATGCAGATATGAGGGTCATGCTCCGATCGTTTGTTGTCCAAACGATCCAAACAAGGAGAAGAGAGGGATTTTAATagaaactgtgtataagtacgTGCCCTTGCGTCCACCATATTGTGGTTTCAGCAACGGCGAGCATACCAGGGTGGttgatggtaaaccagctaagtttg CTGCTTGGCCgtggatcgctgcattaggttttcatAATCCCCAAAACCCAGATACTGAACCAgaatggaagtgcggaggttccctgatatcggctaggcatgttttgaccgcagcacattgtgcaatACGCAGTGATTTGTACGTGGTTCGTATCGGAGACTTAAATCTAAAACGAGATGACGACGGAGCGCATCCTATTCAAATGGGATTCGAATCTAAACTAATACATCCTGATTATACTCCCAATATACACAATCAtgatattgccattcttagattggtggaggaggtgccattttcga aGTACATACATCCCATTTGTCTCCCCATAGAGGAGTCCCTACGAAATAACGACTTCGtgggctataacccccttgttgctggatggggagcattaagatata gaggACCACGAAGTGATgtattaatggaagtacaagtACCAGTGGTTAGCAACGCCGAATGCAAGacagcttattccaaatttcctaatgcacctatCACTGATGGTGTAATATGCGCCGGGTATGCTCAGGGTGGAAAGGAtgcttgtacg GGTGATAGCGGCGGACCACTGATGATACGACAGCAATTAACCTTCTACCTAATAGGTGCTGTGTCTTATGGTCATGCGTGTGCTGTAGCTGGATATCCTGGTGTTTACACTAGGATCACGTCGTACCTCGACAACTTCATTCTCCCAGCCTTGCaataa